The Prevotella herbatica genome contains the following window.
GAGGAATGTATTGATATTGCCCGTGAAAGTATAGACAGTGGTGCTGCTCTTTCTACATTTAAGAAGTTTGTTGCACTTAATTCTTAACGAAATAGTATATATAGTAATATGGATATCCTTGAAGAAATAGTAGCTCATAAGCGCATAGAGATAGATCAGCGTAAGCAGTTTATCGCTCCACGCCAATTATATGGAATGGTAGCTCAGAAGTTACAAGATGCACCAGCTACAACAGTAAAGTTTGCTACATCATTAATGGAATCAGAAACGGGTATAATTGCCGAGTTCAAGCGTATGTCTCCAAGTAAGGGATGGATAAACAAGGATGCAAAGTCTTCAATTGTTCCATTGTCTTATCAGAAGAATGGCGCGACAGCACTTAGCATATTAACCGATACCGACTATTTCGGAGGCTATGACGAATTCGTTCAGGATGCAAGGGCTACCGGTGTAACAATACCTATATTATATAAGAACTTTGTTATCGACGAATATCAACTTTTTCAGGCGAGTTTCTGTGGAGCTTCAGCAGTGTTATTAATCGCTGTATGTCTTAGTAAAGCAGAATGTAAATCCCTCATGTCGTTGGCGCATGAACTTGGACTTGAAGTGCTTTTGGAAATGCACGATCGTCATGATCTGGAATATGCAGAATTGCAACCAGATATGTATGGCATAAATAATCGTAATCTCGGCAGCTTTGTTACAGATGTCAACAACAGCTTTAAAATGGCAGAACAGTTGCCTGCTGATGTATGCAAAGTGAGTGAAAGCGGAATTGATAATCCAGAGACATTGAAGTCATTAAGAGAAGCAGGATATAATGGCTTCTTGATGGGAGAGTGCTTTATGAAGACGTCTGATCCAGGAGAAGCTTTGAATAAATTTATTTCTAATCTATAAAGACGAGTATATGATCATAAAGGTTTGTGGAATGCGCAATGCTGACAATATACGTCAGGTGTCTGAACTAGACATAGACTTGATTGGCTTTATATTTTGGCAGAAATCAAGTAGATATGTGCGCATGATATCAAGTAAGGCTGGTGTACTCCCAGATTATAGTACGGAGCGTTATCGTCAACTTTCTGAAGGAAATCTAGTCGTAGCTACTGAGAATAAGCCAAAGCGTGTAGGCATCTTTGTTGATGATATGCCTCAGAATATCGTTACTCGCATCTATAATTATAATCTTGATTATGTGCAGTTGCATGGTAATGAGAGTGTGGTTATGATAGATAATCTAGTAAAGACTATTGATCCAGATATCCACAAGAATATAAAAATAATAAAGGCATTAAGTATAAACACTCCCGATGATATTGACCGATATAAGGAATATGAGGGACATGTTGATTTGTTTCTCTTTGATACAAAATGTGATACAGTAGGTGGTGGTGGTAAACATTTTGATTGGTCAATGCTTGAGCGTTATGATGGAGAAACTCCGTTCCTACTTAGTGGTGGAATAGGTCCTGAAGACGTGGAACAGATAAAGAACTTCCATCATCCAAAGTGTGTAGGTATAGATATTAATAGCAGATTTGAGACTGAACCGGCAATGAAAGATGTAGATCTTTTGCGTACATTCATCTCACAGTTAAAAGGCGTATGAATAAAATTAATAAACTTTTCAGTGAAGTAAAAGACCGCAAGTTGCTCTCTCTTTACTTTTGTGCAGGTTGTCCAGCTCTTGATGGTACCGCTGATGTGATAATGACTTTGCAAAAGCGAGGTATTGACATGATTGAAGTTGGTATTCCTTTTAGCGACCCTCTTGCTGACGGTCCGGTAATTCAGTCGGCTGCAACAAAAGCACTAAAAAATGGAATGACTCTTAGTAAGTTATTTGCTCAACTAGGAGAAATCAAGAATCAGGTGACTATCCCATTAGTTATGATGGGCTATCTTAATGTCATCATGTACTATGGTATAGAAAAATTCTTTAAGAGTTGTGCTGAGAATGGTGCAAGTGGTTGTATTATCCCTGATCTTCCTTTCAAAGACTACCTTGAAGTTGTGAAGCCTATCGCTGATAAATACGACATACGTGTAATCATGATGATTACTCCCGAAACAAGTGAGGAGCGCATTCGCCTAATAGATGATAATACCGATGGATTCATTTATATGGTAAGTTCTGCTAGTATCACTGGTGCTCAGAGTAATTTCAATGATGACAAAGTGGCTTATTTCGAGCACATAAATGCGATGAATCTAAAGACTCCACGCATGATAGGATTTGGAATAAGTAATAAGCAAACTTTGGAGAGTGCACAGAATAATGCTTCGGGCGCAATCATTGGTAGTAAGTTTGTTACCTTACTTAATGAGACCGGCAACCCAGATGTTGCAATTGATAAATTGTATGACGCTTTAAAGAAATAAAATATGAATAAACCAGATAAACAAGGATTCTACGGACAGTTTGGTGGTGCCTATGTTCCGGAGATATTATATAAATGTGTACACGATCTTCAGGATGCGTATATTCCTATTATAGAGAGTAAGGAGTTTCAAGATGAATACAACCAGTTACTCAAAGACTATGTTGGTCGTCCTTCTCCTTTGTATTATGCAAAGCGCATGAGCGAGAAGTATGGTTGCAAACTCTATCTTAAACGTGAGGATCTTAATCATACCGGTGCCCATAAGATAAACAATACTATTGGTCAGATTCTGATGGCAAAGAAGATGGGTAAAAGTCGTATCATTGCTGAAACGGGAGCCGGACAGCATGGTGTTGCTACTGCTACCGTGTGTGCACTGATGAATATGGAATGCGAGATATTCATGGGAAAGACTGATGTTGAGCGCCAGCATACCAACGTAGAGCGTATGCGTATGTTAGGGGCAAAAGTGCATCCTGTCACAACAGGAAACATGACTCTTAGTGATGCATGTTCTGAGGCAATACGTGATTGGTGCTGTCATCCTCAGGATACATTCTATATTGTTGGTTCTACAATGGGACCACATCCTTATCCTGATATCGTGGCAAGAATGCAGAGTGTGATATCAAAGGAAA
Protein-coding sequences here:
- the trpC gene encoding indole-3-glycerol phosphate synthase TrpC, with the protein product MDILEEIVAHKRIEIDQRKQFIAPRQLYGMVAQKLQDAPATTVKFATSLMESETGIIAEFKRMSPSKGWINKDAKSSIVPLSYQKNGATALSILTDTDYFGGYDEFVQDARATGVTIPILYKNFVIDEYQLFQASFCGASAVLLIAVCLSKAECKSLMSLAHELGLEVLLEMHDRHDLEYAELQPDMYGINNRNLGSFVTDVNNSFKMAEQLPADVCKVSESGIDNPETLKSLREAGYNGFLMGECFMKTSDPGEALNKFISNL
- the trpB gene encoding tryptophan synthase subunit beta, producing the protein MNKPDKQGFYGQFGGAYVPEILYKCVHDLQDAYIPIIESKEFQDEYNQLLKDYVGRPSPLYYAKRMSEKYGCKLYLKREDLNHTGAHKINNTIGQILMAKKMGKSRIIAETGAGQHGVATATVCALMNMECEIFMGKTDVERQHTNVERMRMLGAKVHPVTTGNMTLSDACSEAIRDWCCHPQDTFYIVGSTMGPHPYPDIVARMQSVISKEIKWQLQEKIGRDYPDYLIACVGGGSNAAGTIYHYIDDSRVKMVLAEAGGHGIDTDYTAATMHCGTEGIIHGARTLVMQTDDGQIKEAFTISAGLDYPGIGPMHAQLAKSGRTKVFAINDDEAIYAGYELTRMEGIIPAIESAHAVATLKKLTFKPDDIVVLTVSGRGDKDVETYLNNKKMAKEYGDF
- the trpA gene encoding tryptophan synthase subunit alpha, with the protein product MNKINKLFSEVKDRKLLSLYFCAGCPALDGTADVIMTLQKRGIDMIEVGIPFSDPLADGPVIQSAATKALKNGMTLSKLFAQLGEIKNQVTIPLVMMGYLNVIMYYGIEKFFKSCAENGASGCIIPDLPFKDYLEVVKPIADKYDIRVIMMITPETSEERIRLIDDNTDGFIYMVSSASITGAQSNFNDDKVAYFEHINAMNLKTPRMIGFGISNKQTLESAQNNASGAIIGSKFVTLLNETGNPDVAIDKLYDALKK
- a CDS encoding phosphoribosylanthranilate isomerase; amino-acid sequence: MIIKVCGMRNADNIRQVSELDIDLIGFIFWQKSSRYVRMISSKAGVLPDYSTERYRQLSEGNLVVATENKPKRVGIFVDDMPQNIVTRIYNYNLDYVQLHGNESVVMIDNLVKTIDPDIHKNIKIIKALSINTPDDIDRYKEYEGHVDLFLFDTKCDTVGGGGKHFDWSMLERYDGETPFLLSGGIGPEDVEQIKNFHHPKCVGIDINSRFETEPAMKDVDLLRTFISQLKGV